In Lacibacter sp. H375, one DNA window encodes the following:
- a CDS encoding HesB/IscA family protein, whose product METISMVPVTFTTTAINELKRLSTEQPEGKYLRVGAKGGGCSGLSYVLEFDEKKEADELFDIEGITCIMDKSHGMYLHGMQIDWDNGLNNRGFTFSNPNASKTCGCGTSFAV is encoded by the coding sequence ATGGAAACGATAAGCATGGTACCGGTTACATTCACCACAACTGCAATTAACGAGTTGAAAAGATTGTCAACGGAACAGCCCGAAGGTAAATACCTGCGTGTGGGAGCAAAAGGTGGTGGTTGTTCAGGGTTAAGTTATGTACTTGAATTTGATGAGAAAAAAGAAGCAGATGAGTTATTTGATATAGAAGGTATTACCTGCATCATGGATAAAAGCCATGGCATGTATCTCCACGGTATGCAGATTGATTGGGATAATGGGTTAAACAATCGTGGCTTTACGTTCAGCAATCCTAACGCCAGTAAGACATGTGGCTGCGGAACCAGCTTTGCTGTATAA
- the secDF gene encoding protein translocase subunit SecDF, with amino-acid sequence MALKGLVRFFAIMLILISVWQLSYTWIVNSFERKQKARAEKFVKNNFGTASKETKDSATNAVYRRYIDSLKEKELLDIPVLFPKLTYQKAIEQELNLGLDLQGGMNVTLEVGLDGLIRSMSNNPKDVTLNKALASAIELKKNSDADFVTLFGQAYNTASLNGRLAPLFAGGKNKTIKIDASNSTVLDAIRVEARDAIKRTYDRLTARIDQFGVAQPNISFDENKGIITVELAGIDDPERVRKFLQATANLEFWDTYSNADPVVAQSMAQIDQKVKAYLSGATDTTSVDTTGAPKVDTTATAGANNNPVTSLFAPNQPDGSAMIGMIRISDTAMFSKYVNLDVVKNSIPSTMRFMYGAKAEAKNKSGESMLPIYVIKTVPGTDQPKLTGEYITDARQDFDQRNNEVEVQMEMNTRGAAIWEKMTGDAFNGKYAIAIALDNYVYSAPGVNNGAISGGISQISGSFTIQEAQDLSSVLRTGKLPAPARIVQEQVVGPTLGEEAVRGGSLSFIISFVIIFILMLLYYNTGGWIANIALILNLLFTVGVLSAFGATLTAAGIAGLVLTIGMAVDTNVIIFERIKEELTKGKSYQMAVEDGYRRSLAPVLDGHITTLLTSFILLYFGLGPVKGFATTQIIGILLSLFCGILVSRLITDMWTNKKRHFEYFTAVSRRIFAHAAYKFIEFRKYTYMISALVLLLGIGTLFNGFDYGVEFRGGRSYTVKFDRELKNEEVANELNKVFGKYPIIKTVGTPKQLNITTDYMIEQPGQDVDAQVETKLYEGLKTFLPAGTTYEQFKTGFKQSSQTVQPTISDDLKKGALWATILGLLVITLYIFIRFRDWRYSVGTIVALLHDVLVTLIVFSFLRNIVPFPLEIDQHFIAAILTVIGFSMNDTVVVFDRVREYSAKMFGQPKGVILNKAINDTLARTVMTSLTVFLTLLTLFIFGGEVTRGFAFAMLIGVITGVYSSVFVAAPILMDFAKDKPLGEPEKDKTLAKARHSIS; translated from the coding sequence TTTTTTGCGATCATGCTTATCCTCATTTCTGTTTGGCAATTAAGTTATACGTGGATTGTCAATAGTTTTGAACGCAAGCAAAAAGCCAGAGCTGAGAAATTTGTCAAGAACAATTTCGGAACTGCATCGAAAGAAACGAAAGACTCTGCAACGAACGCTGTCTACCGCAGGTACATCGACAGCTTAAAAGAAAAGGAACTACTTGATATTCCTGTTCTTTTTCCAAAGCTTACTTATCAAAAAGCAATTGAGCAGGAACTGAACCTTGGTTTGGATCTTCAAGGTGGTATGAACGTAACATTGGAAGTTGGTTTAGATGGTTTGATCCGTTCAATGAGTAACAATCCGAAAGATGTTACACTCAATAAAGCATTAGCAAGTGCCATAGAGTTGAAAAAGAACAGCGATGCTGATTTTGTAACACTTTTTGGACAGGCTTACAACACAGCTTCTTTAAATGGAAGACTTGCTCCTCTCTTTGCAGGCGGTAAAAACAAAACCATTAAGATCGATGCAAGTAACAGCACTGTTCTTGATGCCATTCGTGTTGAAGCAAGAGATGCCATTAAAAGAACTTACGATCGCTTAACTGCACGTATTGATCAGTTTGGCGTTGCTCAACCTAACATCAGCTTTGATGAGAATAAAGGTATCATCACTGTTGAATTAGCAGGTATTGATGATCCTGAGCGTGTTCGTAAATTCTTACAGGCTACAGCGAATCTTGAATTCTGGGATACCTATTCAAATGCTGATCCTGTTGTTGCACAAAGCATGGCACAAATAGACCAAAAGGTAAAAGCTTACCTGAGTGGTGCAACTGACACTACATCTGTAGATACAACGGGTGCTCCAAAAGTTGATACAACTGCAACTGCCGGTGCAAACAATAACCCTGTAACTTCTCTTTTTGCACCTAACCAGCCCGATGGTTCTGCTATGATCGGCATGATCCGTATTTCAGATACAGCAATGTTCTCGAAATATGTGAACCTCGATGTGGTAAAAAATTCTATCCCTTCTACTATGCGTTTCATGTATGGAGCAAAGGCAGAAGCTAAGAATAAGAGCGGCGAAAGCATGTTGCCGATCTACGTAATTAAGACTGTGCCCGGTACTGATCAACCAAAACTTACCGGTGAATATATAACTGATGCACGCCAGGACTTTGACCAACGTAACAACGAGGTTGAAGTACAAATGGAAATGAACACACGTGGTGCTGCCATTTGGGAAAAAATGACCGGTGATGCGTTTAATGGTAAATATGCCATTGCAATTGCACTTGATAACTATGTATACTCTGCTCCCGGTGTAAACAACGGCGCAATAAGCGGTGGTATTTCGCAGATCAGCGGAAGCTTTACTATCCAGGAAGCACAGGATCTTTCAAGCGTATTACGTACAGGTAAACTTCCTGCCCCTGCAAGAATCGTTCAGGAACAAGTTGTTGGACCAACACTTGGGGAAGAAGCTGTAAGAGGTGGATCATTATCATTCATCATTTCATTTGTGATCATCTTCATCCTCATGTTGCTTTATTACAACACAGGTGGATGGATCGCTAATATTGCCCTGATCCTAAACCTTCTGTTTACAGTTGGTGTGTTGAGTGCTTTTGGTGCAACATTAACAGCTGCAGGTATTGCCGGTTTGGTATTGACGATTGGTATGGCGGTTGATACAAACGTGATCATCTTTGAACGTATCAAAGAAGAGTTAACGAAAGGCAAGAGTTATCAAATGGCTGTTGAAGATGGTTACAGACGCTCATTGGCTCCGGTACTCGATGGCCACATCACTACCCTCTTAACATCATTCATCCTTTTGTACTTCGGTTTAGGCCCGGTAAAAGGTTTCGCAACTACACAGATCATCGGTATCCTGTTGAGCTTGTTCTGCGGTATCCTTGTATCAAGACTGATCACTGATATGTGGACGAACAAGAAACGCCACTTTGAATATTTCACTGCAGTTTCACGCCGCATCTTTGCACATGCTGCTTATAAGTTCATTGAGTTCCGTAAGTATACTTATATGATCTCTGCACTTGTGTTACTGTTAGGCATTGGTACGTTGTTCAATGGTTTTGATTATGGTGTTGAATTCCGTGGCGGTCGCAGCTACACTGTTAAGTTCGATCGTGAATTGAAGAATGAAGAAGTAGCAAACGAACTCAACAAAGTGTTTGGCAAGTATCCTATCATTAAAACCGTAGGAACTCCTAAGCAACTGAACATTACAACTGATTACATGATTGAACAACCTGGCCAGGATGTAGATGCGCAGGTTGAAACAAAATTATATGAAGGTTTAAAAACATTCTTACCTGCCGGCACAACGTACGAGCAGTTCAAGACTGGTTTCAAACAAAGTTCACAAACGGTACAACCTACCATTTCGGATGACTTGAAGAAAGGTGCGTTATGGGCAACCATTCTCGGTTTGCTGGTAATTACACTCTATATCTTTATCCGTTTCCGTGACTGGCGCTATTCAGTTGGTACAATTGTGGCCTTGCTGCATGACGTATTGGTAACATTGATCGTGTTCTCGTTCCTCCGTAACATTGTTCCGTTCCCGTTAGAGATCGATCAGCACTTTATTGCGGCGATCCTTACTGTAATTGGTTTCTCAATGAACGATACGGTGGTTGTATTCGACCGTGTTCGTGAATACAGTGCAAAAATGTTTGGACAGCCTAAAGGTGTAATTCTTAACAAAGCAATCAACGATACATTGGCACGTACTGTAATGACTTCATTAACAGTATTCTTAACCTTGTTAACGCTCTTCATCTTTGGTGGTGAAGTAACAAGAGGTTTTGCCTTTGCTATGTTGATTGGTGTTATTACCGGTGTTTATTCATCTGTGTTTGTTGCTGCACCAATCCTGATGGATTTTGCAAAAGATAAACCATTGGGTGAACCTGAAAAAGATAAAACACTTGCAAAAGCAAGACATTCTATCAGCTAA
- a CDS encoding LytR/AlgR family response regulator transcription factor, producing the protein MLIKVVIIDDEPLARKGLKEYVADVDFLQLVGEFDHPLKAADLISKGEVQLLLLDIQMPKITGIDFFKTLQQAPPVIFTTAYPQYALDGFELNALDYLVKPISFDRFLKAAMKAKEYYELRQQNKAAETAEQQTDFYIKADNRFVRIAFNDIQYVEALQNYVCIYTKEKKYISYLTMKSVEEYLPASQFIKTHKSFIVNAARIEAIGGNEIRIAEHRIPISRNEKEDVLEQLLKNKFLKR; encoded by the coding sequence ATGTTAATTAAAGTTGTGATCATCGATGATGAGCCGCTTGCCCGTAAGGGATTAAAGGAGTATGTTGCTGATGTAGATTTTCTGCAACTGGTGGGAGAGTTTGATCATCCGTTGAAAGCAGCCGATCTCATCAGTAAAGGCGAAGTGCAATTGTTGTTGCTTGATATACAAATGCCAAAGATCACTGGCATTGATTTTTTTAAAACACTGCAACAGGCACCGCCGGTTATTTTTACCACTGCTTATCCGCAATATGCATTGGATGGGTTTGAACTGAATGCCTTGGATTATTTGGTGAAACCAATTTCATTCGATCGTTTTCTGAAAGCGGCCATGAAAGCAAAAGAATATTACGAACTGCGTCAACAAAACAAAGCCGCTGAAACTGCAGAGCAACAAACAGATTTTTATATCAAGGCCGATAACCGCTTTGTGCGCATCGCCTTCAATGATATACAGTATGTGGAAGCATTGCAGAATTATGTATGCATTTATACGAAGGAAAAGAAATACATCAGCTATCTCACGATGAAATCGGTGGAAGAATATTTACCCGCATCGCAATTCATCAAAACGCACAAATCGTTTATTGTAAATGCAGCGAGGATCGAAGCTATTGGTGGAAACGAGATACGTATTGCTGAGCATCGGATTCCAATCAGTCGGAATGAAAAAGAAGATGTGCTGGAGCAATTGTTGAAGAATAAATTTTTGAAAAGATAA
- a CDS encoding serine hydrolase: protein MKYLFALLFLVATSVYAQEPPAFIKDSLERYIERGMKDWNIPGLAITIVKDGKIVFIKGYGVKEVGKPEKVDANTLFIIASNSKLFTGTSLALAEHEKKLSLDDKVTTHIPWFKLYDSTSTKLATVKDMLCHRLGTKTFQGDFTFWNSNLPKDSIIWKMRLLKPEGEFRQNYGYCNAGFLVAGEILQKVTGSTWEKFVQDRMLNPIGMTNTYMNTAGMANRKNVAVPYSNSFGPLSKLPYDEIDNLGPATSMISCVNDLSKWLMFQLDSGKINGQSVIPWQVLQKTRDGNILTGTRKSPYYPTHFRAYGLGEYMTDYNGRQVYWHTGGAFGFVTNVCFIPEEKLGISILTNNDNQNFFEALRYQIMDAYLGVPYVDRSKFLLQFQQQDQVLNDSKMKGWEERAKKKPSLPVSADAFVGTYYNHVYGNMQIVKENNELTVLLSHHPKLKGKLEYIDNKNFLLTWNHPSYGKFAVPFEIKNNKVSAIEIKASDFVEYDGYVFLKN from the coding sequence ATGAAATATTTATTTGCACTTCTGTTTTTAGTTGCTACTTCAGTATATGCCCAGGAACCGCCTGCCTTCATTAAAGATAGCCTTGAACGCTACATTGAACGTGGTATGAAAGACTGGAACATACCCGGCCTTGCTATCACAATTGTAAAAGATGGGAAGATCGTTTTCATTAAAGGCTATGGCGTAAAAGAAGTGGGCAAACCTGAAAAAGTAGATGCGAATACACTATTCATTATTGCATCTAATTCAAAGTTGTTTACAGGTACCAGTCTTGCATTAGCTGAACATGAAAAAAAATTATCGCTGGATGACAAGGTAACAACACATATTCCATGGTTTAAGTTGTACGATTCAACATCAACCAAACTGGCAACCGTGAAAGATATGTTGTGCCATCGTTTAGGAACCAAAACATTCCAGGGCGATTTCACTTTCTGGAACAGCAACCTGCCAAAAGATTCCATCATCTGGAAAATGCGTTTGCTGAAACCGGAAGGAGAATTTCGCCAGAACTATGGATATTGTAATGCAGGCTTTTTGGTGGCAGGAGAAATCCTGCAAAAAGTTACCGGCAGCACATGGGAAAAATTTGTGCAGGATCGCATGCTTAATCCTATTGGCATGACGAATACTTATATGAACACTGCGGGTATGGCAAACCGGAAGAATGTGGCTGTTCCCTACTCCAACTCATTCGGCCCGTTGAGCAAATTGCCTTATGATGAAATCGACAATCTGGGTCCGGCAACAAGTATGATCAGTTGTGTGAATGATCTCAGCAAATGGCTCATGTTTCAATTAGATAGCGGAAAGATCAATGGTCAATCTGTTATTCCATGGCAGGTGTTACAAAAAACAAGAGATGGAAATATATTGACAGGCACACGAAAATCGCCTTACTACCCTACTCATTTCCGTGCGTATGGTTTAGGTGAATACATGACGGATTACAATGGCAGGCAAGTGTACTGGCATACAGGCGGTGCGTTTGGTTTTGTTACCAATGTATGTTTTATACCGGAAGAAAAACTCGGTATCAGTATTTTGACCAACAACGATAACCAGAATTTCTTTGAAGCATTGCGCTACCAGATCATGGATGCCTACTTAGGTGTTCCTTATGTTGACAGAAGCAAATTCTTACTACAGTTTCAACAACAGGATCAGGTGTTGAACGATTCAAAAATGAAAGGCTGGGAAGAACGGGCGAAGAAAAAACCAAGTTTACCGGTAAGTGCAGATGCATTTGTTGGAACCTATTACAATCATGTGTATGGTAACATGCAGATCGTTAAAGAGAATAATGAGTTAACCGTGTTGTTGAGTCATCATCCAAAACTGAAAGGCAAACTTGAATACATAGACAATAAAAATTTCTTACTTACCTGGAACCATCCGTCGTACGGAAAGTTTGCTGTACCATTTGAGATCAAGAACAACAAAGTATCAGCGATCGAAATAAAAGCATCTGACTTTGTGGAATACGATGGCTATGTATTTCTTAAAAACTAA
- a CDS encoding amidohydrolase, translating to MMRKLFSFIVLCAAVSSASAQNIQQLIDQKAKALLPKVIEWRRHIHQNPELGNREFKTMEYIAAHLRSLGLEVKTGVAKTGVVAILKGGKPGPVVALRADIDGLPIKERVDVPYKSTVMADYLGQQVPVMHACGHDTHVAILMGTAEVLASMKKDVTGTVKFIFQPAEEGPPGDEEGGAALMVKEGVMDNPKVDAIFGLHISADTEIGKITYKSGAFMASSDWFTIKVKGKGAHGSAPWTGIDPIMISAQIINGLQTIVSRSSDLTKAPVVITVGKFNGGVRENIIPEEVSFSGTIRTLDSKMQKEVHEKIKQVAQTIASAYGATAEVVIDTKTLVTYNTPALVTNTLPSLQRAAGNENTVEETWTTGAEDFSYFGEKAPAFFFNLGGMPKGAQPTGHHTPDFIIDDSMLDVGVKAFCNIVFDYGKMKK from the coding sequence ATGATGAGAAAACTATTTTCGTTTATCGTTTTGTGCGCCGCTGTTTCATCAGCGTCTGCACAAAACATTCAGCAATTGATCGATCAGAAAGCAAAAGCATTGCTACCTAAAGTAATTGAATGGCGCAGGCATATTCATCAAAATCCTGAACTGGGTAACCGTGAGTTCAAAACGATGGAATACATCGCTGCACATTTACGAAGCCTTGGACTGGAAGTAAAAACAGGCGTTGCTAAAACAGGTGTGGTTGCTATACTGAAAGGAGGGAAACCTGGTCCTGTGGTTGCGTTGCGTGCAGATATTGATGGACTGCCAATCAAAGAACGTGTTGATGTTCCTTACAAATCAACTGTGATGGCTGATTACCTTGGTCAGCAAGTTCCCGTAATGCATGCCTGCGGACATGATACGCATGTTGCCATTTTAATGGGTACTGCTGAAGTGTTGGCATCGATGAAAAAAGATGTAACAGGTACAGTGAAATTTATTTTCCAACCTGCAGAAGAAGGTCCTCCAGGCGATGAAGAAGGCGGCGCTGCCTTGATGGTTAAAGAAGGTGTAATGGACAACCCGAAAGTAGATGCAATTTTTGGTTTGCACATTTCAGCTGACACAGAAATTGGAAAGATCACATATAAGAGCGGTGCATTTATGGCCAGCAGCGATTGGTTTACCATTAAAGTAAAAGGTAAAGGAGCACATGGTTCTGCTCCATGGACGGGTATTGATCCCATCATGATCTCGGCACAAATTATTAATGGTTTGCAAACTATTGTAAGCCGTAGTTCCGACTTAACAAAAGCGCCCGTTGTAATTACAGTAGGTAAATTCAACGGCGGGGTTCGTGAAAATATCATTCCTGAAGAAGTGAGCTTCAGTGGCACGATCCGCACACTCGACAGTAAAATGCAAAAAGAAGTTCATGAAAAAATAAAGCAAGTAGCACAAACGATTGCCAGTGCTTATGGTGCAACGGCAGAAGTGGTGATCGATACGAAAACATTGGTGACATACAATACACCTGCACTTGTTACAAATACATTGCCTTCTTTGCAACGGGCAGCAGGCAATGAAAATACGGTAGAAGAAACCTGGACAACAGGAGCAGAAGACTTTTCCTATTTCGGTGAAAAAGCTCCCGCATTTTTCTTTAATCTTGGTGGTATGCCAAAAGGTGCACAACCGACCGGACATCATACGCCCGATTTTATAATTGACGACAGTATGCTGGATGTAGGGGTAAAAGCTTTTTGCAATATTGTATTTGATTATGGGAAGATGAAGAAGTAA
- a CDS encoding pyridoxamine 5'-phosphate oxidase family protein has translation MATTDTSASPVMNEHIAAFLKEQSVISIATTVNDEPYCASCYYAFEPSQNLLVFKSDSDTKHIENALKNNLVAGTILPDKIVKAKVKGVQFNGKFMKAEGSIGSKAKETYLKKFPVAGLFRGDIWVIEISRVKFTDNTLVFGKKLLWER, from the coding sequence ATGGCAACTACCGATACATCAGCATCTCCAGTAATGAACGAGCATATTGCTGCTTTTTTGAAAGAGCAATCAGTTATCTCAATTGCCACAACCGTTAATGATGAGCCTTATTGCGCTTCTTGCTATTATGCGTTTGAACCAAGCCAGAATCTGCTTGTGTTTAAATCTGATTCAGATACAAAGCATATCGAGAATGCATTAAAAAATAATCTTGTAGCCGGAACCATTCTACCAGATAAAATTGTGAAAGCAAAAGTGAAGGGTGTACAGTTCAATGGAAAATTCATGAAGGCCGAAGGCAGTATTGGAAGCAAGGCCAAGGAAACCTATCTCAAAAAATTTCCTGTAGCAGGCCTCTTTCGTGGAGATATCTGGGTAATTGAAATAAGCCGTGTTAAGTTTACTGATAACACATTGGTATTTGGAAAAAAGTTATTGTGGGAACGATAA
- a CDS encoding acyl-CoA mutase large subunit family protein, which produces MEEKKIYTDSGIEVKPLYNGAGEQELPGRFPFTRGVQPDMYRGKLWTMRQYAGFSTAEESNKRYHYLLSQGVSGLSVAFDLPTQIGYDSDHALAEGEVGKVGVAIDSIEDIQTLFNGIKLEDVSTSMTINATGFILLSLYVALAKQQGADLKKITGTIQNDILKEYAARGTYIYPPKPSMRIITDIFEWCSHELPKWNTISISGYHIREAGSTAVQEIAFTLANGKAYVKAALEKGLDINVFGKRLSFFFNAHNNLFEEAAKFRAARRMWAHMMKELGATDPKAMMLRFHTQTGGSTLTAQQPLNNISRVTIQTLAAVLGGTQSLHTNGYDEALSLPTEEAARIALRTQQIVAFESGAPDTVDPLAGSYYVEALTNEIEQKAWDLISKIDVMGGSVSAIEEGFIQDEIARSAYEYQRNIENGSKIIVGVNRFQVKEENTTPVFRIDDSIRAVQTEKLQRLKNNRDPGKVDQCLQEINDRAGSGENLMPAVITAVENKCTLGEISDELRAVYGEYK; this is translated from the coding sequence ATGGAAGAAAAAAAGATCTATACTGATTCGGGAATTGAAGTAAAGCCACTTTACAATGGAGCTGGTGAACAGGAATTACCCGGGCGGTTTCCCTTTACACGTGGCGTGCAGCCCGATATGTATCGTGGCAAACTCTGGACCATGCGCCAGTATGCAGGTTTCTCTACTGCAGAAGAAAGCAACAAACGCTATCATTATTTATTATCACAAGGTGTAAGTGGTTTAAGTGTGGCATTTGATCTGCCCACGCAAATTGGTTACGACAGTGATCATGCATTAGCTGAAGGCGAAGTTGGAAAAGTGGGTGTGGCCATTGATAGTATTGAAGATATTCAAACACTGTTTAATGGAATTAAACTGGAAGATGTATCCACGTCAATGACCATTAATGCCACTGGTTTTATTCTCCTCTCTTTGTACGTTGCCTTGGCAAAACAGCAAGGTGCTGATCTGAAAAAAATTACCGGCACTATCCAGAACGATATTTTAAAAGAATACGCTGCCAGAGGAACATACATCTATCCGCCCAAACCAAGCATGCGCATCATCACAGATATTTTTGAATGGTGCAGTCATGAATTACCAAAGTGGAATACGATCTCCATCAGCGGTTATCATATCCGTGAAGCAGGAAGCACAGCGGTACAGGAAATCGCATTTACATTAGCAAACGGAAAAGCATATGTAAAAGCAGCGTTAGAAAAAGGATTAGACATTAATGTATTTGGTAAACGTCTCTCCTTCTTCTTTAATGCACACAACAATTTGTTTGAAGAAGCCGCAAAGTTTCGTGCAGCACGCCGCATGTGGGCGCATATGATGAAAGAACTGGGTGCAACAGATCCTAAAGCCATGATGTTGCGTTTTCATACGCAAACAGGTGGCAGTACATTAACAGCACAGCAACCGCTCAATAATATTTCAAGAGTAACTATTCAAACATTAGCTGCGGTGTTGGGCGGTACGCAATCACTTCATACAAATGGGTATGATGAAGCATTGAGCTTGCCAACCGAAGAGGCTGCACGCATTGCGTTGCGCACACAGCAAATCGTAGCCTTTGAAAGCGGTGCACCTGATACGGTTGATCCATTGGCCGGTAGTTATTATGTGGAAGCTCTTACCAATGAAATTGAGCAAAAGGCTTGGGATCTCATTTCAAAAATCGACGTGATGGGCGGCAGTGTATCTGCTATTGAAGAAGGTTTTATACAGGATGAAATTGCAAGAAGTGCTTATGAGTACCAACGCAATATTGAGAATGGTTCCAAGATCATTGTTGGCGTTAATAGATTCCAGGTGAAGGAAGAAAACACTACACCTGTTTTCAGGATCGATGACAGCATCCGTGCTGTACAAACAGAAAAACTTCAACGCTTAAAAAATAACCGTGATCCCGGCAAAGTGGATCAATGTCTGCAGGAGATCAACGACAGAGCAGGCAGCGGCGAAAACCTGATGCCGGCAGTGATCACCGCAGTTGAAAATAAATGTACCCTTGGTGAAATTTCCGATGAGTTGAGGGCTGTATATGGTGAGTACAAATAA
- a CDS encoding DUF7935 family protein yields the protein MDTIYYYLFGGAIVVFIALGYYLRVKGRKELLEEQRQAALQEQAVRQQQAAAPQPQRKAPSTNPEMLRLQLQAYERMTILCERIGLNNLLGRLPINQLSAVELQNLMVQSIKTEFEYNVSQQLYVSNAAWDGVKNLKEQNIFIINELASTLPQGATGVDLSKKIVELLSHDEHVSLQNIVATLINNEAKQLMG from the coding sequence ATGGATACAATTTATTATTACTTATTTGGTGGCGCTATCGTTGTATTTATTGCCTTAGGTTATTATTTGCGGGTAAAAGGCAGAAAAGAATTACTGGAAGAGCAACGCCAGGCAGCTTTACAGGAACAAGCCGTAAGACAACAACAGGCTGCTGCTCCCCAGCCACAACGAAAAGCACCGTCAACTAACCCTGAAATGCTCCGCTTGCAACTGCAGGCTTATGAACGCATGACCATATTATGCGAACGTATTGGCCTCAACAATTTGCTTGGACGTTTGCCCATCAATCAACTATCTGCTGTTGAATTGCAGAACCTGATGGTGCAATCGATCAAAACAGAATTCGAATACAATGTAAGTCAGCAATTATATGTTTCTAATGCTGCTTGGGATGGCGTTAAAAACCTGAAAGAACAGAATATTTTTATCATCAATGAGCTTGCTTCAACTTTACCACAGGGAGCAACAGGCGTTGATCTCAGTAAAAAGATTGTTGAGTTATTATCGCATGATGAACATGTATCCTTACAAAACATTGTGGCAACACTCATCAACAACGAAGCCAAACAATTGATGGGATAA
- a CDS encoding sensor histidine kinase encodes MKYKLHHVLIWMLVFGTWFLFRYEGYSLPATAFKVTLIKVIDLAALVYFTNYVLIPKLLYKKKYVLFAVILISLIVLSSLLKMNIIGRMTNNPALLNISGNWKGRVYDNVIPHFFLVLAGAAFKLMFDYTAMQKKMADMAKEKAEAELSFLKSQINPHFLFNSINAVYFLIDKENKEAREALHKFSDMLRYQLYEAGGDKIPIEKEIDFLNDYVALQKLRKDDQYKVDFSADTEVKGFSIEPLLLVSFVENAFKHISHRSNETNYVKVKLSKTKGTLDFQVENSKEDAISIEKNGGIGLQNVKRRLELLYPGKYDLNIQNGGEVYSVHLKLHV; translated from the coding sequence TTGAAGTATAAACTGCATCATGTACTTATCTGGATGCTGGTGTTCGGCACATGGTTTCTGTTCCGGTACGAAGGGTATAGTCTTCCCGCCACTGCATTTAAAGTTACACTTATTAAAGTGATAGATTTGGCGGCATTGGTATATTTCACCAACTATGTTCTTATTCCTAAACTGCTTTATAAGAAGAAGTATGTTTTGTTTGCTGTTATACTGATCAGCTTAATTGTTTTGAGCAGCCTGTTAAAGATGAATATCATTGGCCGCATGACCAATAACCCTGCTTTGCTGAATATTTCCGGCAATTGGAAAGGCAGAGTGTATGACAATGTAATACCACATTTCTTCCTGGTTTTAGCAGGCGCTGCCTTTAAGTTGATGTTTGATTACACCGCCATGCAAAAAAAGATGGCCGATATGGCAAAAGAAAAAGCAGAGGCCGAATTGAGTTTTTTAAAGTCACAGATCAATCCGCATTTCCTGTTCAACTCCATCAACGCTGTTTATTTTTTGATCGACAAAGAAAACAAAGAAGCAAGAGAAGCGCTGCATAAATTTTCGGACATGTTGCGTTACCAGTTATACGAAGCCGGTGGTGATAAAATACCGATTGAAAAAGAGATCGACTTTTTAAATGATTACGTAGCCTTACAAAAACTGCGGAAGGATGATCAATACAAAGTAGATTTTTCAGCAGATACCGAAGTGAAAGGATTTTCGATTGAACCTTTGCTTTTAGTATCGTTTGTTGAAAATGCTTTCAAACATATTTCACATCGAAGTAATGAAACGAATTATGTAAAAGTGAAACTCTCCAAAACAAAGGGCACATTGGATTTTCAGGTAGAGAATTCAAAAGAAGATGCGATTTCAATTGAAAAGAATGGTGGTATTGGTTTGCAGAATGTAAAACGAAGATTGGAATTATTATATCCCGGCAAGTATGATCTCAACATACAAAATGGGGGGGAGGTTTATTCTGTTCATCTTAAACTGCATGTCTAA